The proteins below come from a single Dinghuibacter silviterrae genomic window:
- a CDS encoding YXWGXW repeat-containing protein, with protein MKKYLLYAAFAFSPALLASSASAQFSVSVGVVIRTAPPALPVYVQPPCPVQGYLWTPGYWAYDDDDGYYWVPGVWIAPPQPGFLWTPGYWGFAGGVYGWHGGYWGMHVGFYGGCNYGGGYGGVGFIGGGWSGGVYRYNTAVVNVNTTVIHNTYIDRTVINNTTVINNRASFNGPGGIDRQPNAQERSFANDRHVQPTTEQFNHNHTASQDRNAFASANHGRPAITAMNRVGGNHFGSQGHSAPATAYQPRNNAARPGGQPGGGQPGGMHANAAATRPGNNPGGSHPGGNPNGGRPGGNPNGSHPGGGQAYHPAPVHQGGQPGGQHPNAYHPAPVHQAPRQAPPQHQQQPMRESHPAPMSRPAPMSRPAPVRQAPQGHPGGGGEHHGHR; from the coding sequence ATGAAAAAGTATCTATTATACGCAGCGTTCGCCTTCTCTCCCGCCCTTTTGGCGTCGAGTGCGTCTGCTCAGTTCAGCGTCTCCGTTGGCGTGGTCATCCGGACGGCCCCTCCGGCCCTTCCGGTATATGTACAACCCCCTTGCCCCGTGCAAGGGTATCTGTGGACCCCGGGTTACTGGGCCTACGATGACGACGACGGGTACTATTGGGTACCGGGTGTTTGGATTGCCCCTCCTCAACCCGGCTTTTTGTGGACCCCGGGCTATTGGGGTTTTGCCGGCGGCGTGTATGGCTGGCACGGCGGTTATTGGGGGATGCACGTCGGTTTCTACGGTGGCTGTAACTACGGTGGCGGCTACGGCGGTGTCGGGTTTATCGGCGGCGGCTGGTCCGGCGGCGTATACCGCTATAATACCGCCGTGGTGAACGTCAACACGACCGTCATCCACAACACGTATATCGACCGGACCGTCATCAACAATACCACGGTCATCAACAACCGCGCAAGCTTTAACGGCCCCGGCGGTATCGACCGCCAACCCAACGCGCAAGAACGTTCCTTTGCAAATGACCGGCACGTCCAACCGACTACCGAGCAGTTCAACCACAACCATACCGCCAGCCAGGACCGGAATGCCTTCGCCTCGGCCAACCACGGCCGTCCCGCCATCACCGCGATGAACAGGGTAGGGGGTAATCACTTTGGTTCCCAGGGGCATTCGGCACCGGCTACGGCCTATCAGCCGCGCAATAACGCAGCGCGCCCTGGCGGGCAGCCCGGAGGGGGACAACCCGGTGGGATGCACGCCAACGCGGCTGCTACGCGTCCGGGCAACAATCCCGGTGGATCGCACCCCGGCGGCAACCCCAACGGCGGGCGCCCGGGTGGCAATCCTAACGGTTCGCACCCCGGTGGCGGCCAGGCCTACCACCCGGCCCCGGTCCATCAAGGCGGGCAACCCGGTGGTCAGCACCCCAACGCCTATCACCCGGCCCCGGTCCATCAAGCGCCTCGCCAGGCACCTCCGCAGCACCAGCAGCAGCCGATGCGTGAGTCCCACCCGGCGCCCATGTCCCGTCCAGCCCCCATGTCCCGTCCGGCCCCTGTACGTCAGGCGCCCCAGGGACACCCCGGCGGCGGCGGTGAGCACCATGGGCATCGCTAG
- a CDS encoding ABC transporter permease, translated as MKDKDYIWRLIARKLSGEATEEELRELSALLEEDGGRQFSLQLLEALWGLDENGEGADEAVDRLQLRLDALDEDPLGAEPATPRGGRPAGAVSAWSAGRRPPARWLPAKSVLRTQFKTTYRNLLRSKVFSLINILGLALGMAAATLLLIVIRNNLTYDRFHKNEDRIYQVMDKAMIDGRLECWGSTPMPLAPVLRSQYPEVERVARTEWVGSFLFNVGDDHLRAWGYLTDNDFLSIFSLPLQEGDPATALARPHSIVLTQALSKKIFGDADPLGKTVSLDSNQLFTVTGLLKPVPANSRFSFSYLVPWSYMKEIGWENHDWINNSVITYVLLKPGVTEQTADRLFSSITAINDPSVANQLFLHPIKKWRLYSNFVDGVATGGMINFVKTLGVLAAFILLIACVNYMNLSTARSMRRAREVGIRKVMGAGKGALVWQFLGESILVAAMGGLIALGVAHLCMDRFDKLIDETFTIPYTDPWFWVFAVGFVLFTGMIAGSYPAFYLSSYQPIQVLKGTFKSAFGLVTPRKVLVVFQFTIAIALVICTIVIYRQVWFARHRDAGYAQENLLFIYINGDIRKNLAAIETGMQTSGAITGFTKTNAPVTDAWNDISDFHWTGQPAGTRQDFTYYLEDRNFASTIGLRVLQGRDIDVLRYPSDTNALVLTEAALHTMGFKKPLGQVVTMGSCRFHVVGVVKDFIHGSPYYPVWPTVIAGTTQFFGALTFRLNPLRNTEENLARIEEVFKKYNPGYPFEYKFVDEEYGHKFREEQHLGTLAAIFSGLAICISFLGLFALAAYMAESRIREIGIRRVLGATIANIATLLSKDFMKLIVIAFVIASPLAWWAMHAWLSEYTYRVSVSWWLFALTGIASFTIALCTVAYQAVRSARVSPAESLKVE; from the coding sequence ATGAAGGACAAGGACTACATCTGGCGGCTGATTGCCCGGAAACTCTCCGGGGAAGCCACGGAGGAAGAGCTTAGGGAACTTTCCGCACTCCTGGAAGAAGACGGGGGCCGGCAGTTTTCCCTGCAGCTCCTTGAGGCCTTGTGGGGGCTTGATGAAAACGGCGAGGGCGCCGACGAGGCCGTGGACAGGCTTCAGCTGAGGCTGGATGCGCTCGACGAAGATCCGCTGGGCGCGGAGCCGGCGACCCCGCGCGGGGGCCGCCCCGCCGGCGCGGTATCCGCCTGGTCCGCCGGCCGAAGGCCCCCCGCGCGGTGGCTCCCCGCCAAAAGCGTGCTCCGCACCCAGTTCAAGACCACTTACCGCAACCTTCTTCGCAGCAAGGTCTTTTCCCTGATCAATATCCTGGGGCTGGCCCTGGGTATGGCCGCCGCCACCCTGCTCCTGATCGTCATCCGCAACAACCTAACCTACGACCGTTTTCATAAAAACGAGGACCGGATCTACCAGGTCATGGACAAGGCAATGATCGACGGCAGGCTGGAATGCTGGGGAAGCACGCCCATGCCCCTTGCCCCGGTCCTCCGGTCGCAATACCCCGAAGTCGAAAGGGTGGCCCGTACGGAGTGGGTTGGTTCCTTCCTTTTTAACGTGGGGGACGACCACTTGCGGGCCTGGGGATACTTAACGGACAACGACTTCCTTTCCATCTTCAGCCTCCCCCTCCAGGAAGGCGACCCGGCCACGGCCCTGGCCAGGCCACACTCCATTGTCCTCACCCAGGCGCTATCCAAAAAAATATTCGGAGACGCCGATCCGCTGGGAAAGACCGTCAGCCTCGACAGCAACCAGCTTTTTACCGTGACCGGGCTTTTAAAACCGGTGCCTGCCAACAGCCGGTTCAGTTTCAGCTATCTCGTTCCCTGGTCCTATATGAAGGAAATCGGTTGGGAAAACCACGATTGGATCAACAACAGCGTCATCACTTATGTGCTCCTCAAACCGGGCGTGACGGAGCAAACAGCCGACCGGCTTTTTTCGTCGATCACCGCGATCAACGACCCTTCCGTAGCCAACCAGCTTTTCCTCCATCCCATCAAAAAGTGGCGGCTGTATTCCAATTTTGTAGACGGCGTCGCAACAGGGGGGATGATCAATTTCGTAAAGACCCTGGGTGTGCTCGCCGCCTTTATCCTCTTAATCGCCTGTGTCAATTACATGAACCTGAGTACGGCCAGGAGCATGCGCCGCGCCAGGGAAGTGGGTATCCGGAAGGTCATGGGGGCGGGGAAGGGCGCCCTTGTCTGGCAGTTCCTGGGGGAATCCATCCTGGTGGCCGCCATGGGCGGTCTGATCGCGCTGGGCGTCGCCCATTTGTGTATGGACCGGTTCGACAAACTGATCGATGAAACTTTCACCATCCCATACACCGATCCCTGGTTCTGGGTCTTCGCGGTGGGGTTTGTCTTGTTCACCGGCATGATCGCGGGCAGTTACCCGGCGTTTTACCTCAGCAGCTATCAACCCATACAAGTGCTGAAAGGCACGTTCAAAAGTGCATTTGGCCTGGTTACGCCCCGGAAGGTGCTCGTCGTCTTTCAGTTTACCATTGCCATTGCCCTGGTGATTTGTACCATCGTCATTTACCGGCAGGTCTGGTTCGCCCGTCACCGGGATGCGGGATATGCGCAGGAAAACCTGCTGTTTATATACATCAACGGCGACATCAGGAAAAACCTGGCCGCCATCGAAACCGGTATGCAAACCTCGGGAGCCATTACCGGCTTTACAAAAACCAATGCCCCCGTCACCGATGCCTGGAACGACATTTCCGATTTTCATTGGACGGGCCAGCCCGCCGGAACACGCCAGGATTTTACGTATTATCTGGAGGACCGGAACTTTGCCTCGACCATCGGTCTGCGCGTACTCCAGGGACGGGACATCGACGTCCTCCGCTACCCTTCGGATACAAACGCCCTGGTGCTGACGGAAGCGGCGCTGCACACCATGGGTTTTAAAAAGCCCCTGGGACAGGTCGTCACCATGGGTTCGTGCCGGTTCCACGTCGTCGGTGTCGTGAAAGACTTTATACACGGCTCCCCCTACTACCCGGTCTGGCCGACGGTCATCGCGGGAACCACCCAATTCTTCGGCGCGCTCACCTTCCGGCTGAACCCACTTCGTAACACGGAAGAAAACCTTGCCCGGATAGAAGAGGTCTTTAAAAAGTATAATCCCGGCTACCCCTTCGAATATAAATTCGTGGACGAGGAATACGGCCATAAATTCAGGGAAGAGCAACACCTCGGCACCCTGGCCGCGATCTTTAGCGGTCTGGCGATCTGTATTTCGTTCCTGGGTCTTTTTGCCCTGGCCGCCTACATGGCCGAGAGCCGGATCCGCGAGATCGGCATCCGCCGCGTTTTGGGCGCGACCATCGCCAACATCGCCACGCTTCTCTCCAAGGACTTTATGAAGCTGATCGTGATTGCCTTCGTCATCGCGTCTCCCCTCGCCTGGTGGGCCATGCACGCCTGGCTTTCGGAGTACACTTACCGGGTAAGCGTCAGCTGGTGGCTGTTTGCTTTGACCGGTATCGCGTCTTTCACGATCGCCCTGTGCACCGTTGCGTACCAGGCGGTGCGGTCGGCGCGGGTAAGTCCGGCGGAGAGTCTGAAGGTGGAGTAA
- a CDS encoding B12-binding domain-containing radical SAM protein yields the protein MEAPVFLFTPPFTQLNTPYPATAYLKGFLNTKGIPSVQADLGIEVTLAIFSKEGLGALFAHIKASGGAATAAAAARSANATRILALEDAYLRTITQVVRFLQGKAPTMAHLIAQRNFLPEASRFAQLEDLGWAFGQMGIQDKAKHLATLYLEDLADLMTECVDPHFGFSRYAERLARSAGSFDELYEALRGEPTYTDHLLLRTLEGYMERVRPCLVAISVPFPGNLYAALRCGAWIKKHHPGVRVAMGGGFPNTELRSLADPRVFEFVDFITLDDGEAPLENLYRHVCGALSAGTGLKRTWTLENGAVTFVNNDSHPDYKQAQTGTPDYDDLWLDRYISAIEIANPMHSLWNDGRWNKLTMAHGCYWGKCTFCDISLDYIRLYEPLTAKLLCDRMEELMERTGQNGFHFVDEAAPPSLMKALALEIIRRRLTVSWWTNIRFEKSFTKDLCQLLRASGCIAVSGGLEVASDRLLELIRKGTTVAQVARVCRNFSLSGIMVHAYLMYGFPTQTAQETIDSLEVVRQLFAAGVLRSGFWHLFTMTAHSPVGMAPENFGVEKVGPAAAHAEGSAPRAEGGGLWVEGPFANNDIPHRDPKGTDHEAFGYGLAKSLLNYMHGACFDYPLQKWFDFKVPSTKLPPQYIQQILEEEEYQPAAPNAKVVWLGGKPSVRHFTKSKKGQHWEMSELVFEHLQETFRLSVGQLQGEWLAGILETLHHPVSLQEIRESYERAGLGDFELFWDNKPVTGLRRLGLLRI from the coding sequence TTGGAGGCCCCCGTCTTTCTGTTCACACCGCCCTTTACCCAGTTGAATACGCCCTACCCGGCGACGGCCTATCTGAAGGGCTTTCTGAATACCAAGGGCATTCCTTCGGTGCAGGCGGACCTGGGTATAGAGGTTACGCTGGCGATCTTCTCCAAGGAGGGGTTGGGGGCGCTTTTCGCGCATATCAAGGCGAGCGGCGGAGCCGCAACGGCGGCTGCCGCGGCGCGCTCTGCGAACGCCACCCGCATCCTCGCGCTGGAAGACGCGTATCTGCGCACCATCACGCAGGTGGTGCGCTTCCTGCAGGGCAAGGCGCCCACGATGGCGCACCTCATCGCGCAGCGAAACTTCCTGCCGGAGGCGTCACGGTTTGCACAGTTGGAAGACCTGGGCTGGGCGTTTGGCCAGATGGGGATACAGGACAAGGCCAAACACCTGGCGACCCTATACCTCGAAGACCTGGCGGACCTCATGACGGAGTGCGTCGACCCGCACTTTGGGTTTAGCCGGTATGCGGAGCGGCTGGCGCGGTCGGCAGGGAGCTTTGACGAGCTGTATGAAGCGCTACGGGGTGAGCCGACCTATACCGATCACCTGCTGCTGCGGACGCTGGAGGGGTATATGGAAAGGGTCCGGCCGTGTCTGGTCGCCATATCGGTGCCCTTCCCGGGGAACCTGTATGCGGCGCTTCGTTGCGGCGCCTGGATCAAAAAACACCATCCCGGTGTTCGGGTGGCGATGGGGGGTGGTTTCCCCAATACGGAACTGCGTTCGCTGGCGGATCCGAGGGTTTTCGAATTCGTGGATTTCATCACCCTCGACGACGGGGAAGCGCCGCTGGAAAACCTCTACCGGCATGTCTGCGGTGCGTTGTCGGCGGGGACTGGGCTGAAACGCACCTGGACCCTGGAAAACGGCGCCGTCACCTTTGTCAATAACGACAGCCATCCTGACTATAAGCAGGCCCAAACGGGCACACCGGACTATGACGACCTTTGGCTGGACCGGTATATATCGGCGATCGAGATCGCCAACCCGATGCACAGCCTTTGGAACGACGGGCGTTGGAACAAGCTCACGATGGCCCACGGCTGCTACTGGGGGAAGTGTACGTTTTGCGACATTTCCCTGGATTATATACGCCTATACGAGCCCTTAACGGCCAAGCTCCTGTGCGACCGCATGGAGGAGCTGATGGAGCGGACGGGGCAAAACGGGTTCCACTTCGTGGACGAGGCGGCGCCGCCTTCGCTGATGAAGGCCCTCGCGCTGGAAATCATCCGGCGCCGCCTGACAGTGTCGTGGTGGACCAATATCCGTTTTGAAAAAAGCTTTACGAAAGACCTTTGCCAGTTATTGCGGGCGTCGGGTTGTATCGCAGTATCGGGCGGGTTGGAGGTGGCTTCCGACCGTCTCCTGGAACTCATCCGCAAAGGGACCACGGTGGCCCAGGTGGCAAGGGTCTGCCGGAATTTTAGCCTGAGCGGGATCATGGTCCATGCCTACCTGATGTATGGCTTTCCCACCCAAACGGCCCAGGAGACCATCGACTCCCTGGAAGTGGTCCGGCAGCTTTTTGCGGCGGGGGTGCTTCGGTCGGGTTTCTGGCATTTGTTTACGATGACGGCCCACAGCCCCGTGGGTATGGCCCCGGAAAATTTCGGCGTGGAAAAAGTGGGGCCGGCCGCGGCCCATGCGGAGGGCAGCGCGCCGCGGGCAGAGGGCGGCGGCCTCTGGGTCGAGGGGCCCTTTGCCAACAATGACATCCCGCACCGCGACCCGAAGGGTACCGACCACGAAGCCTTTGGGTACGGTCTCGCCAAGTCGCTGCTCAATTATATGCACGGGGCCTGTTTCGACTACCCGTTGCAAAAATGGTTTGACTTCAAGGTACCTTCCACAAAACTCCCGCCCCAGTATATCCAGCAGATCCTGGAGGAAGAAGAATACCAACCCGCCGCACCCAACGCGAAAGTGGTCTGGCTGGGCGGGAAACCTTCCGTTCGCCATTTTACAAAATCCAAAAAGGGACAGCATTGGGAGATGAGCGAGCTCGTCTTCGAACACCTCCAGGAGACGTTCAGGCTAAGCGTGGGACAACTCCAGGGGGAGTGGCTGGCGGGGATCCTGGAGACGCTTCACCATCCGGTCTCCCTCCAGGAGATCAGGGAGAGTTATGAGCGCGCGGGGCTGGGCGATTTCGAATTGTTTTGGGACAACAAACCCGTGACCGGTCTGCGCAGGCTTGGCCTGCTCAGGATCTGA
- a CDS encoding RMD1 family protein — protein sequence MLKVQSYQVADSIDIRSFRSMYKEDIYQFDAAELFYKTGAQSFTYVFKYGVVCFINVDAAGIRAFIEKIAPYSKNLLEAQFSEEFEVDVNAREPRIGYNKIELAGADVQALRLVMLNVSQSVALDYYSELTERLQEETNAHTQVLEKKGKLDISGNNLTRYIAKTLNLKNRISENLYVFDSPPETWEDEQLNKIDQGLKATFDLQERFRDIREGLEIIKENLDLFKDLLQYRNSTFLEWIIIVLVFLEVLNLLIDKIFK from the coding sequence ATGCTCAAGGTCCAATCCTACCAGGTAGCGGACAGTATTGACATCCGTTCGTTCCGGTCAATGTACAAGGAGGATATCTACCAGTTCGATGCAGCCGAGCTGTTTTATAAAACAGGTGCACAGTCCTTTACCTACGTGTTCAAATACGGTGTCGTTTGTTTTATCAACGTCGACGCAGCGGGTATCCGCGCTTTTATCGAAAAGATCGCCCCCTATAGCAAAAACCTGCTCGAAGCCCAGTTCAGCGAAGAGTTTGAAGTGGACGTCAACGCGAGGGAGCCGCGCATAGGATACAACAAGATCGAACTGGCGGGCGCGGACGTCCAGGCGCTCCGGCTGGTTATGCTCAATGTGTCCCAATCTGTGGCGCTGGATTACTACTCGGAACTGACCGAGCGGCTCCAGGAGGAAACAAACGCCCACACCCAGGTTCTGGAGAAAAAGGGAAAGCTGGATATTTCCGGTAACAACCTCACGCGCTACATCGCCAAGACCCTCAACCTCAAAAACCGCATCTCCGAAAACCTGTATGTCTTCGACTCGCCCCCGGAAACCTGGGAGGACGAGCAACTCAACAAGATCGACCAGGGATTGAAAGCCACCTTCGACCTCCAGGAGCGCTTCCGGGACATCCGCGAGGGCCTGGAGATCATCAAGGAAAACCTCGACCTGTTCAAGGATCTGCTCCAATACCGCAACAGCACCTTCCTGGAGTGGATCATCATCGTGCTCGTATTCCTGGAAGTGTTGAATCTGCTCATCGATAAGATATTTAAGTAG
- a CDS encoding alpha/beta fold hydrolase: MKFFVLVLFLLCSAGGYAQVSYGNNPAAGHFLSTRGIRLYYEVYGEGAPVLLLHGNGGSISNMGGQIPFFSQQFKVIAVDTRAHGKSTDPSDSLSFEMIADDFSALLDSLHLDSCNVIGWSDGGIDGLVLAIRHPDKVRRLAITGANLWPDTTGLTPFVFHLMEKEAARLSSQPQKPNTKNALKIINLDLYQPHITLDQLHTIQCPSLVIGGDHDVIPVLHTVLIAQNIPQSYCWIIPNSGHSTPVYKRELFNKTILDFFNKPYRVIAGVATFQ; the protein is encoded by the coding sequence ATGAAGTTCTTTGTCCTGGTCCTCTTCTTATTATGCAGCGCGGGCGGATACGCCCAGGTCTCTTACGGCAACAACCCCGCTGCGGGCCACTTCCTGTCTACCAGGGGGATCCGCCTGTATTATGAAGTCTACGGGGAGGGAGCACCCGTTCTTTTGCTCCATGGCAACGGGGGATCGATCAGCAATATGGGTGGTCAAATTCCTTTTTTTTCACAACAATTTAAGGTCATTGCGGTCGACACCCGCGCCCACGGCAAATCCACGGACCCCTCGGATTCCCTGAGCTTCGAAATGATCGCCGACGACTTCAGCGCCCTGCTGGACAGCCTCCACCTTGACAGCTGCAACGTAATCGGCTGGAGCGACGGGGGTATAGATGGCCTCGTGCTGGCGATCCGTCACCCGGATAAAGTCAGGCGTCTGGCCATCACGGGCGCGAACCTTTGGCCGGATACGACCGGGTTGACGCCTTTCGTGTTCCATTTGATGGAAAAAGAAGCCGCCCGCCTAAGCAGTCAGCCCCAAAAACCGAATACGAAAAACGCGTTAAAAATCATCAACCTCGACCTTTACCAGCCGCACATCACGCTGGACCAGTTGCATACGATCCAGTGCCCGTCGCTGGTGATCGGCGGTGACCACGACGTCATCCCGGTGCTGCATACGGTATTGATTGCTCAAAATATTCCGCAGTCGTATTGTTGGATCATCCCCAATTCGGGACACTCGACACCCGTATACAAACGGGAGCTGTTTAACAAGACGATCCTGGACTTTTTTAACAAACCTTACCGGGTGATTGCGGGTGTCGCCACCTTCCAATGA
- a CDS encoding glycoside hydrolase family 78 protein, protein MRKLVLCLPLLATCLAAGAQLRVTHLTCEGLSDPLGVDNLHPRLGWELQEGGRGVLQTAYEVKVEKDKKVVWETGKVASDASVYVAYAGAPLVSAQGYSWQVRVWDNRGHTSPWSAKTFWRMGLLTPSDWTAQWIVPGVDNGNAPLFRKTFQAGKKIREATLFITVHGMYEARINGQRVGDAYLAPGWTSYNKRLEYQVYDVTGLLRQGDNALGVTVGLGWFRSPLGFPRVGDHYGKENGLLAQLELTYTDGTTERIGTGDTWKSSPGSILSATIYDGETIDTRLDKTGWDKPGYDDASWSPVALRDFPKTTLIATHNEPVRKHETFTPVSVITTPKGEHVLDFGQNLVGWVVVKISGKPGDSVILSHAEVLDKAGNFYTDNLRSAKAQDSYVLRGGEQVLEPHFTFHGFRYVRLDQYPGPVRLEDFQAVALYSDMPLTGSFHCSDTMINQLQHNIQWGQKGNFLDVPTDCPQRDERLGWTGDAQVFSRTATFNRNAHNFFVKWLQDVSADQTAEGIVPPVIPNVIDGVFGSAGWADVSTIMPWNVYLAYGDTQVLRNQYPSMKAWVEYIHKVSRNDLWNTGSHFGDWLYYSPADDNDGRAAVTDKYLIAQCFYAHSTQLLIDAARVLGRTEDVATYTDLLARIKDAFMHEYVTPNGRMVSPTQTAYVLALQFDMLPESLRAQAADRLVGNIRAYNNHLTTGFLGTPYLCHVLTRFGHTDVAYQLLFQDTYPSWLYPIKMGATTIWERWDGIKTDGTFETPGMNSFNHYAYGAIGDWLYRVVSGIDTYTDAPGYKHIVIKPHPGGRLTSAEATYAVNYGTIASSWIIAGGQFTLHVTVPVNTSATVYIPASSVDAVREGAGALSASAGVTVKGMEDGYAVVEVGSGDYTFSAPR, encoded by the coding sequence ATGAGAAAGCTTGTCTTATGTCTCCCGCTCCTGGCGACTTGCCTGGCGGCCGGCGCCCAGTTGCGTGTTACCCATCTTACTTGTGAAGGCCTTTCCGATCCCCTAGGTGTCGACAACCTGCACCCCCGGCTGGGCTGGGAACTTCAGGAGGGGGGTAGGGGCGTCCTCCAGACAGCCTACGAGGTAAAGGTGGAAAAAGACAAGAAGGTGGTTTGGGAAACCGGTAAAGTCGCCTCGGACGCGTCTGTTTATGTGGCGTATGCAGGGGCCCCGCTGGTGTCCGCGCAGGGATATTCCTGGCAGGTACGGGTATGGGATAACCGGGGGCACACCTCTCCCTGGAGTGCGAAAACGTTTTGGCGGATGGGGTTACTCACCCCTTCCGATTGGACGGCCCAGTGGATCGTCCCCGGTGTGGACAACGGGAATGCGCCCCTTTTCAGGAAAACTTTTCAAGCCGGCAAAAAAATCCGGGAGGCAACCCTTTTTATCACCGTCCATGGGATGTATGAAGCAAGGATCAACGGGCAACGGGTGGGGGACGCCTACCTGGCGCCGGGCTGGACCAGCTATAATAAACGCCTGGAATACCAGGTGTACGACGTCACCGGTCTGCTTCGCCAGGGCGACAACGCCCTCGGGGTTACCGTCGGTCTGGGTTGGTTCCGGTCCCCCCTGGGTTTCCCGAGGGTAGGGGATCATTATGGCAAGGAAAACGGTCTTCTGGCACAGTTGGAGCTCACCTATACAGACGGAACCACCGAAAGGATCGGCACCGGCGATACCTGGAAATCCAGCCCGGGCAGCATCCTCAGCGCCACCATTTACGACGGGGAAACCATCGACACCCGCCTCGACAAAACCGGCTGGGACAAGCCCGGGTATGATGATGCTTCCTGGAGCCCGGTCGCCCTTCGGGATTTTCCCAAAACAACACTGATCGCCACCCATAACGAACCGGTCCGCAAACACGAAACCTTTACCCCGGTCAGCGTGATCACCACGCCCAAAGGCGAACACGTCCTTGATTTTGGCCAGAACCTCGTAGGCTGGGTGGTTGTAAAGATCTCGGGAAAACCCGGAGACTCGGTCATCCTTTCCCACGCGGAAGTGTTGGACAAGGCCGGCAACTTTTATACGGATAACCTCCGCTCGGCTAAGGCACAGGATTCGTACGTGCTCCGTGGTGGAGAACAGGTCCTGGAGCCGCACTTTACCTTCCACGGTTTCCGGTATGTGCGCCTGGATCAATATCCGGGTCCCGTCCGGCTGGAAGACTTTCAAGCGGTCGCCCTTTACTCCGATATGCCGCTGACGGGTTCTTTTCATTGCTCCGATACGATGATCAACCAGCTCCAGCACAACATTCAGTGGGGGCAAAAAGGGAATTTCCTGGACGTCCCCACCGACTGTCCCCAGCGGGACGAACGTCTGGGGTGGACGGGTGACGCCCAGGTCTTTTCGCGCACCGCCACCTTTAACCGGAACGCCCATAACTTTTTTGTCAAATGGCTCCAGGACGTGAGCGCGGACCAGACCGCCGAGGGCATCGTACCCCCAGTGATCCCCAACGTGATTGACGGTGTTTTTGGGTCCGCGGGTTGGGCGGACGTGTCCACCATCATGCCGTGGAACGTATACCTCGCTTATGGAGACACCCAGGTCCTCCGCAACCAGTACCCCAGCATGAAGGCGTGGGTGGAATACATCCATAAGGTGAGCCGGAACGACCTTTGGAACACCGGCAGCCACTTTGGAGACTGGTTATACTATAGCCCTGCCGACGATAACGACGGTCGGGCTGCCGTTACCGATAAGTACCTGATCGCGCAGTGCTTTTATGCGCACTCGACCCAGTTGCTCATCGATGCGGCCCGGGTTCTCGGCAGGACCGAAGACGTCGCGACGTATACAGATTTGCTGGCGCGGATTAAGGACGCCTTTATGCACGAATACGTGACCCCCAACGGACGGATGGTGTCTCCCACCCAAACCGCTTATGTCCTGGCGCTCCAGTTCGACATGCTCCCCGAGTCCCTGCGGGCACAGGCTGCCGACCGCCTGGTCGGCAACATCCGCGCCTATAACAACCACCTCACCACCGGCTTTTTGGGTACACCCTACCTCTGTCATGTGCTGACCCGGTTCGGACACACCGACGTGGCGTATCAATTGCTTTTCCAGGATACCTATCCCTCCTGGCTGTATCCCATCAAAATGGGCGCCACCACCATTTGGGAGCGCTGGGATGGCATAAAGACCGACGGCACCTTCGAAACGCCCGGTATGAATTCGTTTAACCACTACGCCTACGGCGCGATCGGGGACTGGTTGTACCGTGTCGTTTCCGGTATCGATACCTATACCGATGCGCCCGGGTACAAACACATCGTCATCAAACCCCATCCCGGCGGGCGTCTCACCTCCGCCGAGGCCACCTATGCGGTGAACTACGGGACCATCGCGAGTTCGTGGATCATCGCGGGCGGGCAGTTCACGCTCCACGTGACCGTCCCCGTAAACACATCCGCGACGGTCTATATCCCGGCCTCGTCTGTCGACGCGGTGCGTGAGGGCGCGGGGGCGTTGAGCGCGTCCGCGGGTGTGACCGTCAAAGGCATGGAGGATGGGTACGCCGTCGTAGAAGTGGGAAGCGGAGACTATACGTTCAGCGCGCCGCGGTAG
- a CDS encoding SRPBCC family protein, with the protein MENAPVIVERLINAPVSRVWKALTDKAQMKEWYFDVSDFQPVVGFEFSFSGGKDDKRFLHLCRVTEAIPERKIAYTWRYDGYTGDSLVTIELFEQDGKTRVHLTHTGLETFPQETGDFAKGNFVVGWTQIIGTSLPKFVEYS; encoded by the coding sequence ATGGAAAACGCGCCCGTCATCGTCGAAAGACTGATCAATGCACCGGTCTCCAGGGTCTGGAAGGCCCTTACCGACAAAGCCCAAATGAAAGAGTGGTATTTCGATGTCTCGGACTTCCAACCGGTGGTGGGGTTCGAGTTTTCGTTTTCCGGGGGCAAGGACGATAAAAGGTTCCTCCATCTGTGCCGGGTAACCGAAGCGATCCCGGAGCGGAAGATTGCGTATACATGGCGGTACGACGGTTATACCGGGGATTCCCTTGTCACCATCGAGCTTTTTGAACAAGACGGCAAAACACGTGTGCATCTGACACATACCGGGCTGGAGACCTTCCCGCAAGAAACCGGTGACTTTGCCAAGGGCAATTTTGTGGTGGGCTGGACACAGATTATCGGGACGTCCCTGCCGAAATTCGTGGAATATAGTTAA